From Cricetulus griseus strain 17A/GY chromosome 1 unlocalized genomic scaffold, alternate assembly CriGri-PICRH-1.0 chr1_0, whole genome shotgun sequence, a single genomic window includes:
- the Rpa3 gene encoding replication protein A 14 kDa subunit — MVDIMELPKARINASMLAQYIDRPVCFVGKLEKIHPTGKMFILSDGEGKNGTIELMEPLDEEISGVVEVVGKVTAKATIMCASYVQFKEDCVRFDLELYNEAVKIINELPQFFPLGLIQHE; from the exons ATGGTGGACATAATGGAGCTCCCCAAAGCGCGCATCAACGCCAGCATGCTAGCGCAGTACATCGACCGGCCCGTGTGCTTCGTGGGGAAGCTGGAAAAG attcaTCCCACTggaaaaatgtttattctttcagatggagaaggaaaaaatggaaCAATTGAATTGATGGAGCCA CTTGATGAAGAAATCTCTGGAGTTGTGGAAGTAGTTGGAAAAGTCACAGCGAAAGCAACCATAATGTGTGCATCTTATGTCCAGTTTAAGGAAGATTGTGTTCGCTTTG ATCTTGAACTTTACAATGAAGCTGTGAAGATTATCAATGAGTTACCTCAGTTTTTTCCTTTAGGGCTTATACAACATGAATGA